In Portunus trituberculatus isolate SZX2019 chromosome 24, ASM1759143v1, whole genome shotgun sequence, a single genomic region encodes these proteins:
- the LOC123508230 gene encoding retinoid-inducible serine carboxypeptidase-like has translation MITLITECKSTGVPARAARRHSAPSPCSMKVFVLILAFAALAAASQGAGREHHEEHFGYVEVRPGAHMFWVMYHTDLPGNHTEHPLIMWLQGGPGASGVGYGNFEELGPFDINGNAREHAWTKKANLLFVDNPVGTGYSYVEDISLLTTNNAIIASDLVAVIKSVFTQYTDMQIMPFYVFAESYGGKMTVDFALEFEKAIKNGEVVSDFRGVALGDSWISPMDSVNTWGTFLYQMGIVNRNGLEAIDSAAAEAQAAVDAGRWIEATNKWSYAEYVVMEYGNNVNFYNVLAKNDIYRLKKDTNATELSFMSSHVRRLYENHVEHLTRDALGDYMNGPQADEWGIPEHVKWGSQGGLVFDALAGDFMKPVIESVVKLLTETDLEVVVFTGNLDLICDTPGTYRWIENMEWSGKPEFMAASNQPITIPIYTATAATIQKAKRFSLYTIMNSGHMVPIDAPEMALEMLDMIFRSSKKTSKQGKTDKHEAPKQDATEPKEKSVQEKLSLKYLKAEALKQEAKKEQEAAKQVKEEKSQEESEEISQEEPKTQKGKKDDKKKEVSQEKKVPKEKPPKKSSKEEKVTKQEKQKQEKQKQEKSPKQEEFKQKENKHEAAPKQEKYKQKVARPDKYKQKTPEQKEKKQEKAPRKKEPEQKPLKQEAKKVINKAKAKVVASRQQQQQQQQQRDRPIGHNPGPFPDAPRRR, from the exons GTGCCGGCCGGGAACATCACGAGGAACATTTCGGGTATGTAGAGGTACGTCCCGGCGCCCACATGTTCTGGGTGATGTACCATACGGACCTACCAGGCAACCATACTGAACACCCGCTCATCATGTGGCTCCAGGGCGGCCCAGGTGCTTCAGGGGTCGGTTACGGCAATTTTGAAGAGCTGGGACCTTTTGACATCAACGGCAACGCGAGGGAGCACGCCTGG ACCAAGAAAGCCAACCTGCTGTTCGTGGACAACCCGGTGGGTACTGGGTATAGTTACGTGGAGGACATTTCGTTGCTCACAACCAACAATGCCATAATTGCCTCAGACCTGGTAGCAGTTATCAAATCCGTCTTCACCCAATACACAGATATGCAAATCATGCCATTCTACGTTTTTGCCGAGTcatatggaggaaaaatgacCGTCGACTTCGCTCTTGAGTTTGAAAAG GCCATTAAGAACGGCGAGGTAGTGAGCGATTTCCGCGGCGTGGCCCTCGGGGATTCCTGGATCAGCCCTATGGACTCTGTGAACACCTGGGGCACTTTCCTCTACCAAATG GGAATCGTCAACCGAAATGGATTGGAAGCGATCGACAGTGCTGCTGCAGAAGCACAAGCTGCCGTGGACGCCGGGCGATGGATTGAGGCCACCAACAAATGGAGCTACGCCGAGTACGTGGTGATGGAATACGGCAACAACGTTAATTTTTACAATGTGTTGGCCAAGAATGATATCTACAGACTGAAGAAGGACACCAACGCAACCGAACTTTCCTTCATGTCGTCCCATGTTC GCAGGCTGTACGAGAACCACGTGGAGCACCTGACCCGCGACGCGCTGGGTGACTACATGAACGGCCCGCAGGCGGATGAGTGGGGCATCCCGGAACACGTGAAGTGGGGCAGCCAGGGTGGTTTGGTGTTCGATGCTCTTGCAGGAGACTTCATGAAGCCAGTCATAGAGTCTG TGGTGAAGCTGTTAACTGAAACAgacctggaggtggtggtctTCACTGGCAACCTGGATCTCATCTGTGATACTCCAG GTACATACAGGTGGATTGAAAACATGGAGTGGTCAGGAAAACCCGAATTTATGGCTGCCTCCAACCAACCTATCACAATCCCCATCtatactgccactgctgccaccattcAGAAGGCAAAGCGATTCTCCTTGTACACCATCATGAACTCAGGACACATG GTACCGATTGACGCCCCTGAGATGGCCCTCGAGATGTTGGATATGATCTTTAGGTCGTCGAAGAAAACATCGAAGCAAGGAAAAACCGATAAGCATGAAGCACCTAAGCAGGACGCCACAGAACCTAAAGAAAAGTCTGTACAGGAAAAACTTAGTTTGAAGTACCTAAAAGCAGAGGCACTAAAGCAGGAGGctaagaaggagcaggaggcagCCAagcaagtgaaggaagagaagtcgCAAGAGGAGAGCGAGGAGATCAGCCAGGAGGAACCCAAGAcgcagaaaggaaagaaagatgacaaaaagaaggaagtgtCTCAGGAGAAGAAGGTACCTAAAGAAAAGCCGCCTAAAAAGTCatccaaggaagaaaaagtaactaagcaggagaaacagaaacaagaaaagcagaagcaggagaaaTCACCCAAGCAGGAAGAGTttaaacagaaggaaaacaaacacgagGCAGCTCCAAAGCAAGAGAAATACAAGCAGAAAGTAGCCAGACCAGACAAGTACAAGCAGAAGACAcctgaacaaaaggaaaagaagcaggaaaaggCTCCCAGGAAGAAGGAACCTGAGCAGAAGCCCCTCAAGCAAGAAGCCAAGAAAGTTATCAACAAGGCCAAAGCAAAGGTTGTAGCTTcccgccagcagcagcagcagcagcaacagcagcgggACCGCCCAATTGGTCACAACCCCGGGCCATTCCCTGACGCCCCTCGTAGACGTTAG
- the LOC123508231 gene encoding C-factor-like produces the protein MEEVKAAVGSLGLNLLVNNAGIMEKCSTQTFGVPLGNVEPEMFRNVLETNTIAPLMLIKALLPQLKVAAATGESRAIVVNISSIMASMGTSLNRHGIYAYRSSKTALNMVTKILAEDPSTKGLLFVAIHPGWVRTDMGSSEALLTPEDSVSQMLPVIVSINEKQNGVLLNYDGSVLPW, from the exons atggaggaggtgaaagcTGCCGTGGGGAGTCTGGGCCTCAACCTGTTGGTGAACAACGCCGGGATTATGGAAAAGTGCTCTACTCAGACGTTCGGAGTGCCTCTGGGAAACGTAGAGCCGGAGATGTTTCGGAATGTCCTTGAGACCAACACCATTGCTCCACTCATGCTGATCAAG GCCTTGCTTCCACAGCTGAAGGTGGCAGCGGCGACGGGTGAGTCTCGTGCGATCGTGGTGAACATTTCTTCTATTATGGCTAGCATGGGCACCTCTCTAAACAGACACGGCATTTATGCATACCGCTCCAGCAAG ACGGCTCTAAATATGGTCACTAAAATTCTGGCGGAGGATCCCAGCACGAAAGGGTTACTGTTCGTGGCGATACACCCTGGTTGGGTCCGCACCGACATGGGTTCCTCAGAGGCGCTGCTCACACCCGAGGACAGCGTTTCCCAGATGTTGCCTGTGATCGTGAGCatcaatgaaaaacaaaacggCGTCCTGCTCAACTACGATGGTTCTGTCCTGCCGTGGTGA